Proteins from a single region of Carassius carassius chromosome 37, fCarCar2.1, whole genome shotgun sequence:
- the LOC132118045 gene encoding tumor protein D54-like isoform X4, translated as MDSANQDINLNSPHKGLGSDSLSDVPEGTGAAAVSPGTLPLGLTEEEAEELRLELTKVEEEIQTLRQVLSAKEHHASELKRKLGLSPLTEFKQNITKSWQDVQTSNAYKKTQETLSQAGQKTSAALSTVGTAISRKLGDMRALPFSNSFGSNYSIRQSISMPAMRNSPTFKSFEDKVGNIKYKVVGGKANGESAHSPNESNPVQDNAPF; from the exons ATGGATTCCGCCAATCAag ACATCAATCTGAACTCTCCGCATAAAGGCCTGGGCTCTGACTCTCTCTCAGACGTGCCTGAAGGGACTGGGGCGGCCGCTGTGAGTCCTGGGACTCTCCCTCTGGGTCTGACAGAGGAGGAGGCCGAAGAACTGAGACTGGAGCTCACAAAG GTTGAGGAGGAGATCCAAACCTTGCGGCAGGTGCTGTCGGCTAAAGAGCACCACGCGTCGGAGCTGAAGCGTAAACTGGGCCTGAGCCCCCTGACTGAGTTCAAACAGAACATCACCAAAAGCTGGCAGGACGTCCAGACCTCAAACGC GTATAAAAAGACTCAGGAAACACTGTCTCAGGCTGGACAGAAGACCTCAGCTGCCCTCTCCACTGTTGGCACGGCCATCAGCAGGAAACTGGGTGACATGAG AGCTCTTCCGTTCTCTAACTCCTTTGG TAGCAACTACTCCATTCGCCAATCAATAAGTATGCCAGCTATGAG GAACTCTCCAACCTTCAAATCATTTGAGGACAAAGTAGGAAACATCAAG TACAAGGTGGTTGGAGGCAAAGCCAATGGTGAAAGTGCTCACTCTCCGAACGAGTCAAACCCGGTGCAGGACAACGCTCCGTTCTGA
- the LOC132118044 gene encoding pancreatic progenitor cell differentiation and proliferation factor B has protein sequence MAAIPSSGSLVATHDYYRRRIGSTSSSSSCGSSEYSGEVIPHHPGLPKQDSGHWWSSFFFGKQNQPGMGTLTEEAQQKSGGVSVTNGQVTCIAREMVMRQASESSDGGKSEAGISTHS, from the exons ATGGCAGCCATCCCATCTAGTGGTTCCCTTGTTGCTACTCACGACTACTACAGAA GGCGCATTGGCTCTACGTCCAGTAGCAGCTCGTGTGGCAGTTCAGAGTACAGTGGGGAGGTTATTCCACATCACCCAG GTCTGCCCAAACAGGATTCTGGTCATTGGTGGTCGAGTTTCTTCTTTGGGAAGCAGAACCAGCCTGGGATGGGAACTCTTACTGAGGAGGCTCAGCAGAA GTCAGGGGGGGTGAGTGTGACCAATGGGCAGGTGACATGTATCGCTCGGGAGATGGTGATGAGGCAAGCGAGCGAAAGTAGCGATGGAGGCAAGTCGGAGGCGGGGATTTCTACTCATTCCTGA
- the LOC132118045 gene encoding tumor protein D54-like isoform X1: MDSANQDINLNSPHKGLGSDSLSDVPEGTGAAAVSPGTLPLGLTEEEAEELRLELTKVEEEIQTLRQVLSAKEHHASELKRKLGLSPLTEFKQNITKSWQDVQTSNAYLSASATLDDIASSEVYKKTQETLSQAGQKTSAALSTVGTAISRKLGDMRALPFSNSFGSNYSIRQSISMPAMRNSPTFKSFEDKVGNIKYKVVGGKANGESAHSPNESNPVQDNAPF; encoded by the exons ATGGATTCCGCCAATCAag ACATCAATCTGAACTCTCCGCATAAAGGCCTGGGCTCTGACTCTCTCTCAGACGTGCCTGAAGGGACTGGGGCGGCCGCTGTGAGTCCTGGGACTCTCCCTCTGGGTCTGACAGAGGAGGAGGCCGAAGAACTGAGACTGGAGCTCACAAAG GTTGAGGAGGAGATCCAAACCTTGCGGCAGGTGCTGTCGGCTAAAGAGCACCACGCGTCGGAGCTGAAGCGTAAACTGGGCCTGAGCCCCCTGACTGAGTTCAAACAGAACATCACCAAAAGCTGGCAGGACGTCCAGACCTCAAACGC ATATCTTTCAGCTTCTGCCACTCTGGATGACATTGCCAGCTCTGAAGT GTATAAAAAGACTCAGGAAACACTGTCTCAGGCTGGACAGAAGACCTCAGCTGCCCTCTCCACTGTTGGCACGGCCATCAGCAGGAAACTGGGTGACATGAG AGCTCTTCCGTTCTCTAACTCCTTTGG TAGCAACTACTCCATTCGCCAATCAATAAGTATGCCAGCTATGAG GAACTCTCCAACCTTCAAATCATTTGAGGACAAAGTAGGAAACATCAAG TACAAGGTGGTTGGAGGCAAAGCCAATGGTGAAAGTGCTCACTCTCCGAACGAGTCAAACCCGGTGCAGGACAACGCTCCGTTCTGA
- the LOC132118045 gene encoding tumor protein D54-like isoform X2 produces MDSANQDINLNSPHKGLGSDSLSDVPEGTGAAAVSPGTLPLGLTEEEAEELRLELTKVEEEIQTLRQVLSAKEHHASELKRKLGLSPLTEFKQNITKSWQDVQTSNAYLSASATLDDIASSEVYKKTQETLSQAGQKTSAALSTVGTAISRKLGDMRALPFSNSFGNYSIRQSISMPAMRNSPTFKSFEDKVGNIKYKVVGGKANGESAHSPNESNPVQDNAPF; encoded by the exons ATGGATTCCGCCAATCAag ACATCAATCTGAACTCTCCGCATAAAGGCCTGGGCTCTGACTCTCTCTCAGACGTGCCTGAAGGGACTGGGGCGGCCGCTGTGAGTCCTGGGACTCTCCCTCTGGGTCTGACAGAGGAGGAGGCCGAAGAACTGAGACTGGAGCTCACAAAG GTTGAGGAGGAGATCCAAACCTTGCGGCAGGTGCTGTCGGCTAAAGAGCACCACGCGTCGGAGCTGAAGCGTAAACTGGGCCTGAGCCCCCTGACTGAGTTCAAACAGAACATCACCAAAAGCTGGCAGGACGTCCAGACCTCAAACGC ATATCTTTCAGCTTCTGCCACTCTGGATGACATTGCCAGCTCTGAAGT GTATAAAAAGACTCAGGAAACACTGTCTCAGGCTGGACAGAAGACCTCAGCTGCCCTCTCCACTGTTGGCACGGCCATCAGCAGGAAACTGGGTGACATGAG AGCTCTTCCGTTCTCTAACTCCTTTGG CAACTACTCCATTCGCCAATCAATAAGTATGCCAGCTATGAG GAACTCTCCAACCTTCAAATCATTTGAGGACAAAGTAGGAAACATCAAG TACAAGGTGGTTGGAGGCAAAGCCAATGGTGAAAGTGCTCACTCTCCGAACGAGTCAAACCCGGTGCAGGACAACGCTCCGTTCTGA
- the LOC132118045 gene encoding tumor protein D54-like isoform X5, protein MDSANQDINLNSPHKGLGSDSLSDVPEGTGAAAVSPGTLPLGLTEEEAEELRLELTKVEEEIQTLRQVLSAKEHHASELKRKLGLSPLTEFKQNITKSWQDVQTSNAYKKTQETLSQAGQKTSAALSTVGTAISRKLGDMRALPFSNSFGNYSIRQSISMPAMRNSPTFKSFEDKVGNIKYKVVGGKANGESAHSPNESNPVQDNAPF, encoded by the exons ATGGATTCCGCCAATCAag ACATCAATCTGAACTCTCCGCATAAAGGCCTGGGCTCTGACTCTCTCTCAGACGTGCCTGAAGGGACTGGGGCGGCCGCTGTGAGTCCTGGGACTCTCCCTCTGGGTCTGACAGAGGAGGAGGCCGAAGAACTGAGACTGGAGCTCACAAAG GTTGAGGAGGAGATCCAAACCTTGCGGCAGGTGCTGTCGGCTAAAGAGCACCACGCGTCGGAGCTGAAGCGTAAACTGGGCCTGAGCCCCCTGACTGAGTTCAAACAGAACATCACCAAAAGCTGGCAGGACGTCCAGACCTCAAACGC GTATAAAAAGACTCAGGAAACACTGTCTCAGGCTGGACAGAAGACCTCAGCTGCCCTCTCCACTGTTGGCACGGCCATCAGCAGGAAACTGGGTGACATGAG AGCTCTTCCGTTCTCTAACTCCTTTGG CAACTACTCCATTCGCCAATCAATAAGTATGCCAGCTATGAG GAACTCTCCAACCTTCAAATCATTTGAGGACAAAGTAGGAAACATCAAG TACAAGGTGGTTGGAGGCAAAGCCAATGGTGAAAGTGCTCACTCTCCGAACGAGTCAAACCCGGTGCAGGACAACGCTCCGTTCTGA
- the LOC132118045 gene encoding tumor protein D54-like isoform X7 produces MDSANQDINLNSPHKGLGSDSLSDVPEGTGAAAVSPGTLPLGLTEEEAEELRLELTKVEEEIQTLRQVLSAKEHHASELKRKLGLSPLTEFKQNITKSWQDVQTSNAYKKTQETLSQAGQKTSAALSTVGTAISRKLGDMSNYSIRQSISMPAMRNSPTFKSFEDKVGNIKYKVVGGKANGESAHSPNESNPVQDNAPF; encoded by the exons ATGGATTCCGCCAATCAag ACATCAATCTGAACTCTCCGCATAAAGGCCTGGGCTCTGACTCTCTCTCAGACGTGCCTGAAGGGACTGGGGCGGCCGCTGTGAGTCCTGGGACTCTCCCTCTGGGTCTGACAGAGGAGGAGGCCGAAGAACTGAGACTGGAGCTCACAAAG GTTGAGGAGGAGATCCAAACCTTGCGGCAGGTGCTGTCGGCTAAAGAGCACCACGCGTCGGAGCTGAAGCGTAAACTGGGCCTGAGCCCCCTGACTGAGTTCAAACAGAACATCACCAAAAGCTGGCAGGACGTCCAGACCTCAAACGC GTATAAAAAGACTCAGGAAACACTGTCTCAGGCTGGACAGAAGACCTCAGCTGCCCTCTCCACTGTTGGCACGGCCATCAGCAGGAAACTGGGTGACATGAG CAACTACTCCATTCGCCAATCAATAAGTATGCCAGCTATGAG GAACTCTCCAACCTTCAAATCATTTGAGGACAAAGTAGGAAACATCAAG TACAAGGTGGTTGGAGGCAAAGCCAATGGTGAAAGTGCTCACTCTCCGAACGAGTCAAACCCGGTGCAGGACAACGCTCCGTTCTGA
- the LOC132118045 gene encoding tumor protein D54-like isoform X3 — translation MDSANQDINLNSPHKGLGSDSLSDVPEGTGAAAVSPGTLPLGLTEEEAEELRLELTKVEEEIQTLRQVLSAKEHHASELKRKLGLSPLTEFKQNITKSWQDVQTSNAYLSASATLDDIASSEVYKKTQETLSQAGQKTSAALSTVGTAISRKLGDMSNYSIRQSISMPAMRNSPTFKSFEDKVGNIKYKVVGGKANGESAHSPNESNPVQDNAPF, via the exons ATGGATTCCGCCAATCAag ACATCAATCTGAACTCTCCGCATAAAGGCCTGGGCTCTGACTCTCTCTCAGACGTGCCTGAAGGGACTGGGGCGGCCGCTGTGAGTCCTGGGACTCTCCCTCTGGGTCTGACAGAGGAGGAGGCCGAAGAACTGAGACTGGAGCTCACAAAG GTTGAGGAGGAGATCCAAACCTTGCGGCAGGTGCTGTCGGCTAAAGAGCACCACGCGTCGGAGCTGAAGCGTAAACTGGGCCTGAGCCCCCTGACTGAGTTCAAACAGAACATCACCAAAAGCTGGCAGGACGTCCAGACCTCAAACGC ATATCTTTCAGCTTCTGCCACTCTGGATGACATTGCCAGCTCTGAAGT GTATAAAAAGACTCAGGAAACACTGTCTCAGGCTGGACAGAAGACCTCAGCTGCCCTCTCCACTGTTGGCACGGCCATCAGCAGGAAACTGGGTGACATGAG CAACTACTCCATTCGCCAATCAATAAGTATGCCAGCTATGAG GAACTCTCCAACCTTCAAATCATTTGAGGACAAAGTAGGAAACATCAAG TACAAGGTGGTTGGAGGCAAAGCCAATGGTGAAAGTGCTCACTCTCCGAACGAGTCAAACCCGGTGCAGGACAACGCTCCGTTCTGA
- the LOC132118045 gene encoding tumor protein D54-like isoform X8, translating into MDSANQDINLNSPHKGLGSDSLSDVPEGTGAAAVSPGTLPLGLTEEEAEELRLELTKVEEEIQTLRQVLSAKEHHASELKRKLGLSPLTEFKQNITKSWQDVQTSNAYKKTQETLSQAGQKTSAALSTVGTAISRKLGDMRNSPTFKSFEDKVGNIKYKVVGGKANGESAHSPNESNPVQDNAPF; encoded by the exons ATGGATTCCGCCAATCAag ACATCAATCTGAACTCTCCGCATAAAGGCCTGGGCTCTGACTCTCTCTCAGACGTGCCTGAAGGGACTGGGGCGGCCGCTGTGAGTCCTGGGACTCTCCCTCTGGGTCTGACAGAGGAGGAGGCCGAAGAACTGAGACTGGAGCTCACAAAG GTTGAGGAGGAGATCCAAACCTTGCGGCAGGTGCTGTCGGCTAAAGAGCACCACGCGTCGGAGCTGAAGCGTAAACTGGGCCTGAGCCCCCTGACTGAGTTCAAACAGAACATCACCAAAAGCTGGCAGGACGTCCAGACCTCAAACGC GTATAAAAAGACTCAGGAAACACTGTCTCAGGCTGGACAGAAGACCTCAGCTGCCCTCTCCACTGTTGGCACGGCCATCAGCAGGAAACTGGGTGACATGAG GAACTCTCCAACCTTCAAATCATTTGAGGACAAAGTAGGAAACATCAAG TACAAGGTGGTTGGAGGCAAAGCCAATGGTGAAAGTGCTCACTCTCCGAACGAGTCAAACCCGGTGCAGGACAACGCTCCGTTCTGA
- the LOC132118045 gene encoding tumor protein D54-like isoform X6, with translation MDSANQDINLNSPHKGLGSDSLSDVPEGTGAAAVSPGTLPLGLTEEEAEELRLELTKVEEEIQTLRQVLSAKEHHASELKRKLGLSPLTEFKQNITKSWQDVQTSNAYLSASATLDDIASSEVYKKTQETLSQAGQKTSAALSTVGTAISRKLGDMRNSPTFKSFEDKVGNIKYKVVGGKANGESAHSPNESNPVQDNAPF, from the exons ATGGATTCCGCCAATCAag ACATCAATCTGAACTCTCCGCATAAAGGCCTGGGCTCTGACTCTCTCTCAGACGTGCCTGAAGGGACTGGGGCGGCCGCTGTGAGTCCTGGGACTCTCCCTCTGGGTCTGACAGAGGAGGAGGCCGAAGAACTGAGACTGGAGCTCACAAAG GTTGAGGAGGAGATCCAAACCTTGCGGCAGGTGCTGTCGGCTAAAGAGCACCACGCGTCGGAGCTGAAGCGTAAACTGGGCCTGAGCCCCCTGACTGAGTTCAAACAGAACATCACCAAAAGCTGGCAGGACGTCCAGACCTCAAACGC ATATCTTTCAGCTTCTGCCACTCTGGATGACATTGCCAGCTCTGAAGT GTATAAAAAGACTCAGGAAACACTGTCTCAGGCTGGACAGAAGACCTCAGCTGCCCTCTCCACTGTTGGCACGGCCATCAGCAGGAAACTGGGTGACATGAG GAACTCTCCAACCTTCAAATCATTTGAGGACAAAGTAGGAAACATCAAG TACAAGGTGGTTGGAGGCAAAGCCAATGGTGAAAGTGCTCACTCTCCGAACGAGTCAAACCCGGTGCAGGACAACGCTCCGTTCTGA